Genomic DNA from Methanophagales archaeon:
TCATGAGAAGAGCGTTCAGGACCATGGCAACAACTGCCTCGCCACAAGGTCACTTTCTGGCGTTCTACACCAACGATCCTATCAATTTCGTCTGCCAGGAGGCCGATTTCCTTGCATACCGTGGCTACTATACCCTATGCCAGGGCAGGGTGCTCAAGGTTCTTGCTACTATAATCGAGTGGGGAGAGTAGATTCGTTGACATAGGTACTCATATGACATAATTCATGTCTAAAATTAATTCAAAAGTAATTTATATCAAAATATGCGGAATACAGGTAATATAAAGCTAACTCGTAATTATCCTTGAGCCATACTCAAACACTCTACCTATTAAGTCCCTATCAGAACGAAGTCAGCATCTTTGGCTATTTCCCGTAACGACCCCCTCTAAGAAGTCTTTTTAGTTTGGCATTGATTCTGTTCCTGTTTCTTTTTGCGTATTCTTTATTTACCGACCGCCCCATACATAAATAAGTATATTTATATTATATAGTAAGAGTAAGCAAGAGGAACTCTAAAGGAGCAATCAAAGGAGGGCAAATAAGATGGTACGAATAAGTAATATAAAAAGCATAGAAAAAGCATCTTTGATCTACGGTGCCATATTAGCATTGATATTTTGTTTATCGCTTTATATCAGAGTCGCTTTACCCTATAATAGCGTTTTCGGTGGTCCATTTGTAAGATTCAGTGGTAATGACCCGTGGTATAACATGCGGCTGGTAGAGAACACATTGCATAACTTCCCAGAACGCATCTTCT
This window encodes:
- a CDS encoding DUF4277 domain-containing protein codes for the protein MVATVCKEIGLLADEIDRIVGVERQKVTLWRGSCCHGPERSSHEFVDRPLYLFPGFMGTNPVEILTNKPSR